In the genome of Yarrowia lipolytica chromosome 1B, complete sequence, the window CACCTCGCCAgcgttcttcttgacgtGGTCAAGCACGGCATTAACTTGTTTGTAAGTGCTATCCAGGCCACTCTTGTCACATTTGAGTCTATTAGCCCGGACACCAGTCAAGTACCTCTTCACAGAGGTAGCAGTCTCGACTACTGTAAAGGCCACATGCACATACGACCAGTCACGAGATTCCATATCAGCAAGGGGATGGTTagtcagcagctcctgcagcttAGTAAATCGCTCGCCGTTCAGCTTGTCGCGAGCTAGCTCGGCACACCGCAGAGTCACATTCAACTGCCACTCCTCTGCCTCCGTCAAATCATGAGCCTCGCGCATAACATGTGTGAGCTCTTCCAGCAGCGATCCAAACTCGGCAACACCAAGCTTCTGCTGAATCTGCCAGTTGAGAGTGAATGCTCTGGTCCAagtctcctcctgcttgggGCCAGCAGTGAAACGGTCACCGTAAGACTTGTCGCTCGACTTGTTCACTGACCACATGATCTTGTTGTCTCTCTGGTCCATCAGGGTGTGGGTGGGTTGAGGCTTTGCTCCTATGGGCTGTCTCGCGTACTCGCTCATCctgagctgctccagaaccagTAGAGCACGTGACTGGGAGAAGTCGAGTCTCTTCTTGAATTCCACAAACCCTCCAATCTTTGAGAAGGTGCTCTGGTTGTATGCGTGTTTGATGAGCATGGGAGACTCATGGTCATTCTCGGAGTAGAGGGTGAGGGCCTTGGACACTAGTTTAGATGAAAGGGGGAACATAGTGGACACTCGCGACAGAAGGAAGTGAGAATTTACATCGTGCTGGATAGTCTTGATGGACAAACTGACGTAGTGAGGCTCGGCTGAGGGGAAAAGACCAAGAATAAGGTACAATCTGGTCAGCCAAAGGCGCACATAGAATTGATGCTGGTCACGGGAAATCGcatgctcaagaagaatgATGGCCTTGCTCACGTTGATAGAAGCACGTGACTTGGCGTACTCCTCTAGCAGAGAGCAGGTTGCAATCAACAAAAAGTCGTCTCCAACGTGATACTCTTTGGGGTCCTTTTTAGTGAGCAGAAACTCAGTTTGCTGGTAGAGAGTGATCTGCTTGTCCAcgaaggtcacgtgatcagaTTTATCACAACTGACCAGAAACTTCAACTTCTCCACGTTGACTCTGATGATAGCTTCCTTGAGGGTGGTGATCTTGGGCTCCTCAGTGTAACCAATCATTTTCAGAACAGTGTCTGTATCCGTGTTTTCGACGTAGTCCTTAAGATCATCATAAGCACAGAGCTTGGAACCCATCATAGCAAAATAGTTCTGGACGGAGGTGGTAATATCCAGCCTCAGTTGGTGATTCagctcaacagcagccaaCAAGCTGTTTCGTGTCTTTTTGTTCTTCTCGATgacctcctcaacctctTCCTTTCTCTCGCTCTTAAGACCACCTTCGATCAGAGTCTTCCAGTGAGCCCAATCGTCCAGATCCTggtccaccaccactttcTTGGAGTGGTCAAACAGCGCACTCCATTGCTCTGACTCCTTCAAATACTCTCGTAGCATAATTGTGAGCTCCAAGTTATTCCAGAAGAATGCGTCCTTTTGAAGGGTCTCAATTGCTTCGGTTTTTTTACCCTGAGCCCACAGAAGCTTCGCATAGACATAGACCTCTTCTGCAGAGACGAAGGGTCGCTGTTGTTCGCACATTCTGGTGCTCAGCATTGAGATgatggccttctccttgtctgGGATGGatccctcctccagagcaacCAGTCCACTGTAGACGGCCCAGAACACAGATCGGCGGCTCTTTTCGGTCTTGCTGAGTGCCATAGCTGCTCGCTGCTGTCCATAGGTGTTTCCGGAGTCCACCATAGCCCACAACCACGTCTCTAGAGTCGAAGCAGCTGGGTTCTTCTTAGCATAGCCCTCGAAAAGCGGAAGAAGTCGATCTGGGCGGTCTAGCCGGGTGAAAACGTTGCTGAGCATCATGACTGTTCGCTGATCTGAGGGATCAGTCGCAAGAAGGTCCTCtgcctccttgagagcctctTCCTTGTTTCCAGACAGCACGCTCACCAGAGCATTTAGAGCCCCATAGTAGGTGTTTTTGGGCGCTTTTTTCTGAGCCTTGGCAATTAGGGCACGGGCTTGCTTGAATGTGCCGGCCTCAATCGCCTCCCAGATGCTCTTATCTCGAGTCGACATGTTGTATGGAAGATCCTTGGATAAGTTGCATGTTGATTTAGGTGGTTTGATATGCATGTGTGTGAAGTGTTGTGTGTTCGAATTCCAGAAGAGTGTTTTTATTACAACGACTAATTTATGGAACAAGATTGAGCCGTGATGTTTCAACTTTTACAATACTCACATGTGCAAgtagaagtacaagtacaacattTGGAAGTCTTGATTTATTGGATTGttggtttgtttttttcagaTGAAAAGCTGTCTTTCGGAAACATGTGTTGTCTCCAAGTTTCATATACTCGTATGGTTACACTATTTAGATGCCATATCTAGGTTGACCCAAAACATACGAAGCCACACCTGAATCTCTTCCAATCGTTCAGAAGTAGAACGACCGGCTCTTAATCTCGACGATTATGCCACAATTGATCTGACTCAGTGCTTCATTATCTACGACTGTTCCTGCTGTACATTTCAGAACACATTAGTCTGATGCACTGATAAGCACGTTGCTCTTCGGAGTCTTCTCGGTGCTGTGACAGGTACTGAATCCCTTGTTTGCGACATTACATTGCAAGTGACATTTGCTTAGATCAATATGTTCAAACGGGATCCTAGGATATGTCTTCCCATCATCATACCAAGTGAACACGGATTACGCGAGACGGGGCCGCCGGCATTGGTAACACCGTTGCTGAGATAACGAGCAAACTAGTTCATGATAAGTCGCTCATAACTACATACCGTACAGTAGTCGGGATCCACAATAACTACTGACATGCAACTCTGCGTGCTACTAGTCGTGCACTAATTAGTGTGAAATGTGATTCTCGATAACAAAGCACAGGCCCACTTTTACGTCAGATCACAAATGTGGGGTACAACAAGCGAAAAGACATCACAAGAAGAGTCgatttatttattattatcCTGTTAAGGTTTCTCTGCTCTTACAGAAGTTGTTCTCCATGTGAGTCGTGCTCGCTCTGTATCTATACATGACACACCACCCTGACCACACATGTAACGCTTCTTAGGGTAGTCTCGTTGAAGAAACCGAGAGTCATAGGACCAACATGTGAGAACATCAATTGACCCCATTTTGCGACTCGGTACTTCTGTTGGAGGCTTGTACAAGCACGAAAGGGGCCTGACACTTGACACAATTACTGTATATGGTTAGGATCACACTGATGCACGACACTGTCATTTAAGCACAAAATCGAGTGGGCATTGCCTCCCTCATGATTTCCTTTCAAGAATAGTTGAATATATCGGGgttttttcttctttgaACATTTCCAGGATGATTGAAGAGCTCTTACTTGGAATAACACACTTACCAGGACAGAGGGCAGTGTACAATAGCATACATGATAATGGTTCGTGACACCTTCGAGAGATCTAACTGCAACGGTGAATTAGCTACAGTTCTCCTTATGATTGCATTAGCGTAGTAACAGTCAACTTGGCAGACCTGGCCCGAACCGAACTTCCTCCGACCCGCACTGTCAAGTATAAATACATCGATGTAAGTGGTCCTTACAACTCAACTCAcctacaactacaatggTTCTATCTACAGTCATTGGAGAATGGTTCTCCAGAGTTCTTTTTGGAACCGttgctccttctcccctTACAGCCACTGCCCCCATCTCTCAGGACTTTTACGACACTGCCCTGACTTTCTCCCACCTCTCCAATGTTGCCTACTGTATCAATACTCCATTGGAGTCTTTGAAATCTGACTTCTCTTGCGGAGTAGCATGCTCTCACTTTCCTAACATGGAGCTGGTCGAAGTGTTTGGAGGTGAGTTTTTCGAAACCTCCATCACCGGATTTCTTTCTATTGACCATGTCAAGAAAGAGAAGTATGTGGTTTACCGAGGAACCTACGACATCGGAGACGTCTACACCGACATCCAACTGTCCCAAAGCCCCTTTCTCGTCACTCCTTCTGCCCTAGGATCGACTGCAAACCTCTGCGAGGGATGCACTATTCACGACGGCTGGAACAAGGCTTACAATGAGACCATGGGCATTATTGGAGACAAGCTGGCTGATCACGTTAACAGCAACCCTGACTATCGATTGGTTGTTACTGGTCATTCTCTGGGTGCTGCTATTGCGGTACTTTCTGCTACAAGTCTCAAGGTGAACGGTCAGGATCCCTATCTTTACACCTATGGTCAGCCTCGTATTGGAAACGCCAACTTTGCCAATTTTGTCTCCAAGCAGTGGTTTGGCGAAGGAGATGGTCTCAGCATGGATTCTGATAGACGTTACTTCCGACTGACTCACTGGAACGATCTGTTTGTAGGATTCCCCGCTTTCAAGGACTATGTCCACTCTGTGGGAGAAATCTACATTGATTACTTCACTGTCCAGCCTCCTCTGAACAAGGTCTTCTCTTGTGCCGGTCCCGAGAGTATGAGCTGTTACAGAAAGGACTTTAACGCTCTTGCTCGGTTagacattgtcaagaacCACCTGGCCTACTTTGACTGGATCTCTTTATGCACTCTCAATATTGGACGTCGAGATCTGGAGAGAGGGCGCAAGTTTGAAGGTACTTGGCTCTACGGAGGTCTTGCCAACGGTTCCACCATCTTTTAGAAGGTAGAAGAGAGTGACTGGGGATGATCTTTGACCACCAGCTTCCATATTTGAATGACCCTCTTTCAATCTGTATAAATTACTGTAGACTATGATAATATCTTTTGACAATCGTGTAGAAGTACAGGTCGAGAGAATGGACAGTTGCACATATTAAATTTCCTATTCTATAGATGCCACAATTGTATTACTGTAGGTCTTTTGTTTCTCAATATTTCCAGAGTGGTTTGCTGGACTGAGGGTCGCATCGCTCTTGTTTCAATGATTTTATTGTGTTGTATTATTAGGGGGGTGGGTGTGAAGAACGCGGAAACTGACATGACCAACAGGTGATAGAACAGACAAGTTTCCAGAAAAGCTGGTTTTATTCTACTTCACGTAGTCCCCTTCTACAGTATCATTGTGGATTCTGTGGAACCATAGGCACCAAAGGAGTATCTGAAAGTAAACAGAAACGATTGAGGGCATGTTAATGAATATACTTGAGACTAAACATAGATTCACATGTGCTAGTACCGGTATATAAGACAAATACcttctttttttgcacCTAggatatactgtacttgtatgagcAGGGTACCTGGACATACATCGTCCCCAACCCAACTCTGGTGTTCCGACTAGACTCGATATGAGTCTTGAAATTTGAGCGAGCACGCTGCGCAGACATTGGGTATGATGGATGAAAAGAGCGCTTCGTTTGTGCAATTGACCAGGGATGCTTGTTGCTGAATCATCTCATGATTTTAATCAAAATTTGTAGTTACAAatacttgaacttgtacttgtagagtaAATGTTCAGTTCTTTTGATAACTGTAGCTAACATACATGCTGACTGCTGTGCTTTCAAATTCAGCACAATTGCACACCTCCAGGTGGCAAAATGAGCGCTAAAGTTGAATAATTGAAGTATAGCCAATGAAAGACCAGCTTACAAAAGAATAGAAGTCTTTTTCTTGCATATATTCAAAATCTACCCTTGTACCAAAATGAAGGATTCATCACCAAGTTTCAAGACACACTTCAAGGATTTTGAGTTTAACCCTAAAAAATATTTCTGCATGAATCGTGAAAATAAAATCCCAATCAGTATAGcatcacacacacaacacacacactacacacacaatgtcgaCACTATACAAGACCTTGAGCGGCGAGAGCTCTAAGCCCGAGAagaccgagaagaaggacgatgGAGTGACCAACAAGCAGCGAGTGCTGATCATCACTTCTCGAGGAGTGACCTTCCGACAAAGACATCTCATCAGCGATCTCCAGACCATGCTTCCCCATGGTCGAAAGGAGTCCAAGCTCGACACCAAGTCCAAGTTGTACCAACTCAACGAGATTGCTGAGATGTACAACTGCAACAACATTCTGTACTTTGAGGCCCGAAAGCATATGGATCTGTACATGTGGATGGCCAAGGCTCCCAACGGTCCCACCGCCAAGTTCCACATCCAGAACCTGCATACCATGGACGAGCTCAACTTCACCGGCAACTGTCTGCGAGGATCTCGACCTATTCTGTCCTTCGACAGCAGCTTTGACGACACCCCTCACAATGCCGtgatcaaggagatgcTGACGCAGACCTTTGGTGTCCCCAAGGGTGCCAGAAAGTCCAAGCCCTTCTTCGACCACGTCTTCACCTTTTCGCTGGTGGACAACAAGGTCTGGTTCCGAAACTaccagatccaggagaCTGTCAACGAAGAAAACCCCCGAGAGACCGACATTTCTCTGGTTGAGATTGGTCCCCGATTTGTCATGACTCTCATCACCATGCTTGAGGGCTCTTTTGGAGGCCCCGTAATTTTCGAGAACAAGCAGTATGTGTCCCCTAACACTGTCCGATCGCAGATGAAGCAGCAGGCCGCTGAGCAGGCCGCCAGCCGAGCCGAGGCTGCCTTCAAGCGAAAGGTCAAGGTCAGAGATGCTGTTATTGCTGCTGACCCTCTCGCTGACTCTGTGATTTTCAAGTAAGCCAATGGCTAGAAGTGCAAGATTGAGCGGGTATtagagagcagcagcataGCTCGAGCGAAGGATACTGATAATAGAGTCGACTGGCTGTACGGACCGACTAGGAAAAGGTACATTAATAGATATGATGAATTTGATTGATAGACAGTAGAGGAGTACCAACTCTTACTTGTAGCAGCTTTGGCTATATGGCTTGTTACTGGTACTGGGAATGGCTGTATTGTTCTGTGGAGTGTTACAGCTAGAATGGTAGATACAGGGAAGACTCGTCAGATATGAAGACTCACAATTGATGTTGCTGCATCGTATATCctcactacagtacatccaTACATGTCACTTGAGAAGTCGTGTTTACGATACATCGACATGTGTGCGTAACTAACCGTCGAACAAGCGTAAGATAAAGACACAAAAGGCACACTGTAAATAAAGCAGAGGCACTTAGGCCGTGCCACCATTTAATATATAAACGTCCGCCAATACGACCAGACTCACATATACAACCTAGATACAACAGATACATCATTGAGACAATCGAATGGCCACTCGACCTGTCACGTCAACACGAAACATTGCTCTCGGGTTTCTCGAAAAAGAGCTGGaagaacacaaacagcagctgtcGACCCAGAGGAGAGAGCTCGACATACGATTGAAACCTCTTAGAGACGAGAAGAACGAAGTTGTTAATGAGATCAAGAGTGCTCacagcctccttgacggTCTTCAAGCCAAATTGAAGGACTTCGAAGACTTAGACAAGCGATTGAATGaacagatcaaggaggaagagaagaaattCGAAGATGAGTTTGAGGGTCTGATGGCTAGGATTACGGGTCTCAAGGCTGCCCTCACTGAGCTAGGGAGTGTAAGACAATCTgtggaggtgaagaaggaaaagggTGTGATTGAGTTGGGTAGTGGAGGGGATGAGGGGTTGGAAGATGTCGTGAGTCGGGTCACAGAAGGGGTATCTGTAAACTCGATGTCAGAAGTGTCCTCCGGTGAAGTGCCTTCTACTGTTGATGTATTTGCACCTCCAGTTGATGTTGCTACTGACGCTGCTACATCGCATACACTGTCATCATCTATAGGTAACGGTCCTTGTGAGAAGCCAGCTGCCACAACCGCTATCTCTAAAACTGTTTCTAAAGAGAAAATTGCTGTCGCAAAGATCTCTCCTGAAACAGGTCTCTCATCTTCCGAGCATGCTTCCCAAATCCTTTCTCGCATCTTGATTCCTAAACTGCCTTCTTTTGAGAAGCGCAAAGGTTCAAATGGAACTGCGAAGCCCCAAGTAGAACGGCTCAAACGGAGAAAGCCAAGTTTTGCGGAAGAGGTGGCTGTTTTGATCAAACCGGTGCCCAAAACATGtcccaagcccaagaaaaCTCCAGGATCGAAGACTAAGGGAAGGGGAAGAGAGCCACTGGCAGTGTTGACAAATGAGAATCCCAACAGCTACGCCAAACAATTGGGCTCCCGTCGCAAAGAACACAGAAGCGAAGACTCAGATGCCAGTTGGAATGAGGAAGGAGTTTCCATTAACGCCAGTGATAGTGATTCGGAGGATCAATCTCCTAATGGTCGACGACAAGGTTGTCGATCGCGAGAGATTGACTGCGAGAGCGATCTCACAAGTGAACTAATTGGAGAATTCAATGAGTTGGTGGGAGATGGGAGTGGGAAGTTCGATAGGAAGAGGACAAGTGCAAATGGtacagaagagaagggcagcaacaagaagaGCAAGCATGTGAGCGGGAGAGCAGACATGGGTCAAGGTGTTGAAGATGGAAAGGCTGATTACGAATATTCCAACATGGACACATCCATTGACGAGTTGTTCTTCGAGAAGCCTGCTCTTAATGAGATGACTAATGATGAGGCTAACCCGCCAGATGAGTACAATTCTTTTGAGGTACCAGTAGAACCAGCTAATGACATTAGCTCTGCCATTGCACCGAAGCCAGGGTCTACAGCGAAGTCAAAGTCTGCGGTGGAGGCCACTCATTCGTCTCACCCACCTACCAATATGAAGACTGAGATGGAAGATGTGGCTGTAAACTCTCCAACACCTTGGGAGCCCGGTAAGAGTTCGGATTGCCTGGCTCCCATGTCGCCTACCTCATCTTCCCCACCTCTCAAGCTACCTGGACCCCAAGAGCTTGACCTAGCCAGCTCTCCTGGAGTCCTTGAGTCCCAGAACGCTCAACACGACAGAGAAGGCTTATCCGAAAGGAAGAGTTCGTATAATCAATTGTCCCCCTCAAAACTTTCACCCCAGCCACCTACAGGTCCTCGCGCCCTCAGGCCTTGTTCAGCCTTGGAGGAATCTTTCCCGCGGCCAATTACTGGAACACCTACCGGTCCTCGAGATCAGGGCTCTTTACTGGGCGTTCAGGATTTCGATTCGCCCAAAGGGCTTCAAAAAGGGAGCCAAGCTCACCAAGGCGACAGGCGTGATGAAGAATACAGCAATATGTATGGCAAACAACACGCCTGTCAACCAGACCCTTACGACAGACACGATTATCGGGGGAGGGATATCACCTGGGATATCCTCAGATACAACCCACAACTCTGGGCGCATCTGCACAGTGTCAGGCAGCTCAGAGGGCTTGTGTTTTACCACGGCAGATACACTTTGATCAGGTGTATATATGGCTATCCCGAGAGGAAGTGTCATGATGCATTTGAGACCCTGCGAGATCTGCGGATGCACATGTTCACTGTCCACTGCATTAAGACGTATGTGTGTCTCCTATGCAAATCAGCTTATGGTAGGAAGTGTGATCTATGGGGCCATTGTAAGAAGTTCCACGATGGCCTTATGGGTAAGTACTGGCGTGGGCATTCCAACCATGTCTGATGTTAGCTATACACTACATGTAAGGTAACGTAAGTAAATGTATTAAACGGGGCTGAATCGTTAGTGTTTATGAGGTGTTTGATGCTACAACAGAAAGACTACAGTTTTGCTTTGTTCCTACCTTGCACTGCGTGAACTCAGGGTCAGGCACTCGCTCGATTTAATCATAATCTAATCATCACATTGAAAAAGACATatctacttcttctcagcagcctcctgctccttgaggAAGTTGGCAATgaacttctcctcgtcggaaGAGCCGGCCTGGATGGCGGGGGCAGCGGGCTTCTCAGCCTTCttgccagaagaagcaatCACGATACCACCGACGACAGAGACGATAGTTCCGATAGCGAGCTGAGTTAGTATTGAACGGGTAGCTTGTGTGTTGGTTTGTAGTGGGAACAAATAGCTTAGTTGGATGACTTGTAATGGTCATTTGAGGCACATTCCGATAGTAACACTTCGACGTTTGAGGCATGGACGTCACACAGGATAGCTTGAGCAGAACCAAGACAATCAGACAAGGCCAAAACGAAGTATCCACAAGGATACAGCAATCGCATCCATTCCGCAATTAACATATGCCTTGCTTCTCATGTTACTTCCCTCACCTTGCTCTCAATCAGATGGCCACGATGTGACCCGAGCACCACACAAAACCTCTATCCACGAGAGCATCCTTGTCAATTGTCTTCCCAAACATCATCCCTGTGTTCTTATAGCAAAAACATCATCCCTCCATAGCTCTAGTTTCCTCAATTTCCTCCGTCATGTTGTCTAATGTCCTCATCACATCCTCCTCTTAGTAAACCTGACGATGAACACCAGGACAATTCTTTGCCAGGGCAATGCCCTCGTAAACACCCCTCAAACACTCACCTGATGGGGGTAGACAGTCTTTCCGAGAATGTGGTATGCGGCACCCATTGTTGATTTTTGGTTGTTAAGGTCGTGATGTGAATAGGTGTCTTTTTTGAATTTGTCGGGAGCCAGGCTACGCAGTGTAATTGGCTGGAAAGTTGTGCTGCAGTATTGGGACCGGACCAGTATGTACGCTACACTGTTGCGACTTTAAGCTCCCCCACATACATGCAGCATGTACACTCCAGAGCGATATACTCTATTGTGCGGGCATAGGGAGGGGGATCTAACACACGACGCGACACTTTCACAAGCCGTTTGTTCAACACAGGCACGACTTTTTCACACTCGCAGAGTTACTCCGATCCCAACAGTACTAATTCCGTTCTTTTCCGACCCGAAATGAGTCTGTTACAAGACCCAGACTACCTCATCACACATCTTCGGGCCAAGTATGTCGATTCCATTCACGATTCAGTCGCGCCAGCATTGGTCAAGCCCGTCCCAGGATACCTTCGACACGACCATTCAAAGGATTGGCAAAATGAGTCGCTTACGATTCTTCTGAAGGCTGAATCTCCGCCTGTAGCTTCATCGTCACTCAACGAGAAAGCTCTGGCATATAGACGACAGAAGTTGAGGCTTGACGACATGAGCGATGAGGACGAAGATGAAATGGCAGACGACGAGAATCACACTAATGGAGGAGTCATCAGACTGAAACGACGAAACACACAGAAACGAGCCTCAGGGGTGCCTCTAGCTCAGAGTTATATGGACTCCAGCGATACCTACAAGCAACAGGACATTATGGCAAGTGGAGGGTTCTCTGGTCAATACGACGACTCAAACTCGTCAggagacgacgatgatTTTGACGAAGAGGAAAGTGAAGACGAAGCAGGAGGTTCAGGCGTATTGGATGTGCATCAACTGACTCCCAGAATTGATGACCATCATAGCAGCGACTCCAGCATCATGTCTTCGTCAgaagatgacgaggagatcATTGTTGTTCCATCCATGACATTCGACGAAGGCACTTCTCTTTCTGGGGATGCATATGCTGCTATATCCTCTGCTAATGTGGACTCGGAGCTCGATCCTCAAAGCAGTTATATCTATCCTACCGACGAACAAGGGCTCGTGGTGGATTCAGATGACTCCGACGAACACCTGGAGATGCCCATTTCAAagacaaacacaaaatCGTCCATGCCCAGAGCCACATCTACTGCTTCTGTGACCACTGCAGGCTCTTCATTGTCCAAGACTGCCAATTCCAACACCTCATGGCTGTCTCAGCGACGTGAACCACAGCGGCAAACTTCTGTTGATGTCATCCCTGAGCCACAGAGTCTCAAGAATCGTCGCCGAATGAGCGGGGTGGTTCCACCCAGACCAAGAAGTAACACTACCGCTTCTCTCCCTGCAGAATCAACCCAAAAGGTCGATACCAAATTGTTCGAGAAGGACTTTAGCCGTCTACAACTCGTTACTGAACGGCAACATACCAGTTTGCTGTCCAGCCAAATCCAGGACAGGTCTTCTACTCTCGACAACCCCCTCGACGAATATATGAGTGCTTCTGGAAAGGCCACCAAAAAGCCTCTCAACATCTACATGTATATGCCAAGCAGTGCGTGTCCCGATACTCCCTGGGAGgtctctcttcttccggATGTGACTGTCAGCCACGCTATTGGTTTTGCACTATACAAATACTCTCTGAACCACCTTGAGCCGGCTCTTACACCAGCCCAGTGTGACGCCAACCTGTGGAACTGTTACATGGTcgaagatggagaagtgGATGAAGATATCGTGCTTGA includes:
- a CDS encoding uncharacterized protein (Compare to YALI0B11924g, similar to Saccharomyces cerevisiae AVO1 (YOL078W); ancestral locus Anc_3.126, some similarities with uniprot|Q9P7Y9 Schizosaccharomyces pombe SPAPYUG7.02C SIN1 Stress- activated map kinase interacting protein 1 (SAPK interacting protein 1)), whose amino-acid sequence is MSLLQDPDYLITHLRAKYVDSIHDSVAPALVKPVPGYLRHDHSKDWQNESLTILLKAESPPVASSSLNEKALAYRRQKLRLDDMSDEDEDEMADDENHTNGGVIRLKRRNTQKRASGVPLAQSYMDSSDTYKQQDIMASGGFSGQYDDSNSSGDDDDFDEEESEDEAGGSGVLDVHQLTPRIDDHHSSDSSIMSSSEDDEEIIVVPSMTFDEGTSLSGDAYAAISSANVDSELDPQSSYIYPTDEQGLVVDSDDSDEHLEMPISKTNTKSSMPRATSTASVTTAGSSLSKTANSNTSWLSQRREPQRQTSVDVIPEPQSLKNRRRMSGVVPPRPRSNTTASLPAESTQKVDTKLFEKDFSRLQLVTERQHTSLLSSQIQDRSSTLDNPLDEYMSASGKATKKPLNIYMYMPSSACPDTPWEVSLLPDVTVSHAIGFALYKYSLNHLEPALTPAQCDANLWNCYMVEDGEVDEDIVLDRTTELSRYGEEFALVEATPSEYIENKKRTPNKFGVQAKTEASPGATGGVPVPIPPTMIIDDDSTTALPTTIERETVRLRIHLESTNTVTLNVDRGSYLAEVLETICKRRSCDTSLYTLALFGTKIIAPGDRTVEALQGHHELELLQKKYVSQSVGYIYPPKSQNPAAPIIPRGSAALFTHTGSVAGGALGKLSGKSLKHAPQNFLLGPSSPSDDLGSDAYQKYQVWRRQPMSFISKHEKVLAFDGEYIHIMPSDDKTKFETSKTSSFHVGRIIKCKQSRKVPSNFKIVVNKPSGPKRYDLEAVSVAQCVEIVTKIRHRCSAYVKSRNG